Proteins co-encoded in one Sander vitreus isolate 19-12246 chromosome 9, sanVit1, whole genome shotgun sequence genomic window:
- the LOC144523927 gene encoding proproteinase E-like: MMKVALVLLFAAYAFLTSSSLCGPAHGCGTPTYQPSVSRVVNGEDARPYSWPWQISLQYLSGSTYRHTCGGTLLAPNWVMTAGHCIGSRTYRVVLGDYDLTKEESYEQIKGVETIVVHPGWNSNCLSCGNDIAMIKLASPAVVNDKVQPSCVPPSGEITPHDDPCYITGWGRLYSGGPIASKLQQALLPVVGHSVCSSSGWWGSSVKPTMICGGGDIRSGCHGDSGGPLNCKGVDGRWYVQGVTSFVSSLGCNTPMKPTVFTRTSSFTKWISDTMLQY; this comes from the exons ATGATGAAAGTGGCCCTTGTCCTGCTGTTCGCTGCCTACG CCTTTTTAACCTCCAGTTCTCTCTGTGGCCCAGCTCACGGGTGTGGCACACCCACTTATCAGCCCTCTGTGAGCCGTGTTGTGAACGGGGAAGATGCCCGACCCTACAGCTGGCCCTGGCAG ATCTCACTGCAGTATCTCAGCGGCTCCACATACCGTCACACCTGCGGAGGTACTCTGCTTGCTCCCAACTGGGTCATGACTGCCGGTCACTGCATCGG ATCTCGTACCTACCGTGTGGTGCTGGGCGACTACGACCTCACCAAAGAGGAGAGCTATGAGCAGATTAAAGGCGTAGAGACGATCGTGGTTCACCCTGGATGGAATAGTAACTGCCTGTCTTGTGG TAATGACATTGCGATGATCAAACTGGCGTCCCCTGCCGTTGTGAACGACAAGGTGCAGCCGTCCTGTGTGCCACCGAGCGGAGAGATCACTCCTCACGATGACCCCTGCTACATCACCGGCTGGGGAAGACTCTACA GTGGTGGTCCTATCGCCTCTAAGCTCCAGCAGGCTCTCCTTCCTGTGGTTGGCCACAGCgtctgcagcagcagcggctGGTGGGGCAGCAGCGTGAAACCCACAATGATCTGCGGTGGTGGTGACATCCGCTCTGGCTGCCAT ggGGATTCAGGAGGCCCTCTAAACTGCAAGGGTGTGGATGGCAGGTGGTACGTGCAGGGGGTGACCAGCTTTGTCTCCTCTCTAGGATGCAACACCCCCATGAAGCCCACAGTGTTCACTCGCACCTCTTCCTTCACCAAGTGGATCAGTGAC ACGATGCTGCAGTACTGA